The genomic window cccgagatccgccggttttgacaccgacagccgcctcgttgcttccttgacgtccactccaagtctcctggattgcgttttttccaaaaacgatcctcggtaaggtttcattccatttggattccgtttgatattccttttctgcgaaacactaaaataggcaaaaaaaacagcaatttacactaggccttcggttagtaggttagtcccaaaaataatataaaaatgcataataaagcccattaaacatccaaaatagataatataatatcacggaacaataaaaaattatagatatattggagacgtatcatcgcacTACCTACACGGGTGATAGTGCTGCAGAAATGATGAATTCGAATAATGAGTCAGAGGCTTGTCTAGGgaagaccttctcaatcaccatattATTACGTGTTGTCCGTAAGGTCCCAGCTAACGCTGCAAACAAAAGCTAGAGTAGCCACCACTTCCGACCGGTCCGATTGGCTCTAGTTTAGAGAAACCCGGCCAGGTCCATTGCCTCCCTGTCAGGCCCAAAGCCTCACAAACAAAACCCCAGAGAGCTCTTGCTGCCATGCACAAAAAAAGGATGTGGGTGCCCATCTCTGGAACACCACAAAGGGAGCAAATCCCATTCCCCGGGCCATGCCTCTTGATAACCTCCGTCCCATAAGGGGGGGTGATCTCTCAATAATTGCGACATAAAGATTTCTCAATGGGATGGTGCCTCCCATATAGGAGAGGTCCAGGCAATAGTTTGCCCATGGCATAGAGCATGGTATGCCGGCCGATAGAGAACACACCCGAAGGTGCAAGATGCCTGGAAACGGTGTCCGGAATATCCGCAAGCACCGAAGAAAGGGCAGCCCACAAGTTAGCCCACTCTACGGTCTCCACTTGACCAAATGACCGTCGGAACAAGATGTTCCACTGGACATGGTGGGCAACTATGGAGAGGAGCACCATCGGGTTTGCAGAAATGGCAAACAAGCTTGGAAATTCCGTACACAATTCCTTGAAGAGGTGATGTTGCGAAAGAAGTCAACTTAGTCATAGGTGTTTATTTAATATCTTGTAATGGTTCAACCGTGGTTGCGATTGCATTGTACTCCATTTAACAATTAACAAACATAATTGTGTGCCTCATGATGATGCAGAGGCCATGTATTCATCCACAGTTATATTTTTTTGCAAAAGAAATTAGGCGTCCGAGCGGCTACCTAGCTTTTCATTGCCAACGAGGGTATGGCTACTTTATGCCTTGTAGATAAGGGTTAAGTTGAACTATGTACTAGACTCGAGGCGACATGGGGGAATCCCATATCCCCACCGCCGGCCGACCCCCTTCCCTCCCCACCACCTCGCCGCCACCAAGGGTCGGTGCCGGGCAAAATCCGGGCAGGGCCGGCGGCGGGGGCCTCTCCTCGCCAAAGCTCCTCGCCCCATGGCCATAGCACGGTGCTCAGTCGTCGGCGACAATTGGCGTCCTGGTGCTACGAGGGCGCGGTGGCTACGGGGGTGATCTGAGCTCCGTCGACGGTGTTGCCCGCGGTTGCGATGGCCGGAGGTCTCGTTTTCGTCGTGATCCCCTTCTTGTCTAGATCTGGCCTGTCGGGACCCAAGCGTGGTGACCCCCAGCTGCTGGGTGTAGTGGTGGTGCTGGCGGTGGTGTTGTGGGCTCGGTGTGGTGGTGGCCGTCGACGGAGCACAACGGAAGACGTGGAGATGCGGCGGTCTTGGTGGGGACAGCAGCGGTGTGGGGAGGCAGGCTTGTGGCAGCGGTGTGTACTGGAGGTGGCGGCGTGAACCACCATCCAGGTTGGTTGCGGAGCTGCGATGGCTTAGTTAGGATGGAGTTCCTGGCAAGCAGCGAGCGTTCGGGCCATGTCTGAGTTGTGTGGCCAGTGGCGGCGGTCTTCCGGTGGTGCCTGTGTGGGAGTTGCCCACAGCTAGGTGTTGGGTCGTCGGATGGCTATCACTTTGGAGCGGATAATAGCTTTCGGTGGCGGTTCTGGCCCTTGCTGGAGGAATTGGGTGGCTGTGGTTCCTCGACcgggttgtaggtgtttggttgGCGGCGTTTATCCTTGTTGTGCGGTCTTTCGGTCGGCCTTGGCTCTACAGCTAAAATCGCAAGGCATTGCGGTGGCGGTGGTGCAAAGCATCTTGGACGGTGCTACCCAATTCCTTCGAGGTGTGGAGATGTGAGATGATTAGATGAAAAAAAATCTTGCACGGCTCTTGCTGGGCCGGCGGCGTTGGCGCCTGTGGGTCTCATCccccttcttggaggcatcgttGAGGTGAATTCGACATTTCCCTCGCTCGTGTGGATTTGGTTATTTTCTCTGGAGGAAAGCCTTGATTCAGTCGGATCGGCACGATGGCGGCGTACTCGACATTGCTCCTCTGTTGAGGGCATCGTGTTTGGAGACACGACTTCATTCATCACTGCTCTTCTCCGGTGTTGGCAGTGGTCCTATTCTGATTCCCGGCGGCGCTATGTACGACGGTCGCCGGTGCATCCGAGACGGCGTCTTCCTCGGATCGGAGCAAGTCCTGCCATTTGCATGCCACGTCCTCCGTGGCATTCAGGGTGGATGGTGCATCGACAAGCGAAGTTCAGTGGGATGAGTTGGTCTTCAGAGGTGCCGGTATGGGTCGAGACCCTGTATTGTTATCGGTTAGGGCAGGCGCTTGTGCTTTGTAGTGTTGTATGGTCGTTGGTGGCTGTCCCTAGACATGCATGTATGTGGTGTTCGTGCTACGCTCGTTGTTCGCAGCGAGTGGTAGTCTTCTTGTACTTACAattctgccttctataaagctatggtatACCTAGGTGTATTCTAAAAAAAACGTGTACTAGACTTTTGGTGGAGCTTCACCTCCCATTCTCAACAAAGATAAACAAATTGATGAATGGGCTCCTCAAAAACCTAATCGGTGACCGTCAACAATGTAAATGAACCAAGCGTAAGAAAAGATTAACTAAACCAGACAACTCAGTCAAATCATTGTGCTAGCTAGCTGATCAAATCGTGGATGAGCCATCGCCAGTCATTGGAGTGGTGTGGCTGGTGTGCGCCTTGCAGGAAGCCGGGGTTATTATTGCATGCATATGCAGCATGCATGCTGCTGCTAGGAATCACACTAGTTGAATTGAAAATGACCGCGCAGCTACTCAAAAATCAAAAGGAGCTGGCTAGCTACTGTCATGCATGAGTACATGCGTATGCAGTATGCTAGCTACTAGAAATCACACTAGCCGCTATAGTTTGAAACTTAAACTGACCCTGCAGCTAATTAGAAAGAGCAGGCTAGCTAGCTTTTCACTGCCCCGTATACATGTGCGCAAGCTACGTTCATTCACGTTTTTGCGAGACCTTTGGTGGAGCTTCACCTCCCATTCTTGACAAAGGTAAATAAGCTTTTATTTTTGCGAGAAAACAAAGGTAAATAAGTTGATGAGTGGGCTCCTAATAAACCTAATCGGTGACGTCAACAATGTAACTCATCCAAGGGTTAGAAAAGATTAACTAAACCAGACAATTCAGTCAAATCGTTGTACTAGCTAGCTGATCCAAATGTGGATGAGCCACCGCCAGTCATCGGAGTGGTACGGTGTGGATGGTGCACCGTGCAGGAAGCCGGGGTTATTATTACGAGTACATGCGTAGAAATCACACTAGCTATAGTTTGAAACTTAAACTGACCGTGCAGCTAATTCGAAAGAGCAGGCTAGCTAGCTTTCCACTGCCCCGTATGCATGTGCGCGTGCTACGTTCATTCACGTTTTTGTCAACCTGCAAAGAAACTGAGTGTGCCACCTCGTTGCCAAAGAGGGTATGGGTGCTTCGCGGACGCAACTTCGCGGTAGTTTCCTTTATCACTGCCATTGCCATGAGATGAACCGGAGTCTCctccctgtgtgtgtgtgtgtgtgtgtgtgtgtgtgtgtgtgtgtgtgtgtgtgtgtgtgtgcagctcATGCATGCTACGGCTGCTCGACACGTAGTGGGTTTTGGGGCGGCCCCACGTCGCTGCTGCGGTGCCCTCGGCCACTTAAACTCCTCCCTCCACCACTAGCGTGCTCTGTAGTTGTAGCTTGAGCCCCTTCAGAAAGAAGCACACCAAGCTAACAAGCTAGGAAGAACCTCTCCCTTGCATCCGACGAGCGAGTGACGGTGACTCCCCTCCATCTCCGGCCATCTTGCTAatgtccttttcctcttcttctttcccctcttcttcttcttcttcttcttcttcttcttttatgtCGAATGGGGACATGAAATTAGAGAAGAAGAACCTAACCATAAGTTGTTGCTGATCTCGTCCTACTCCTACAGTCCTACCTAGCTTGGATCGATGTCCATGGACGGCAAGACCCCTGATCTGCTGCCTCTGAGCGCGGCCAAGAAGAAGATCCGGGATGCCGTCCCGCTGGCCTGCGGATGGGCGCTCCTCGACGCCTTCGCCACGGTCTGCGGCGTAGCAAGCGGCTACATTGCCGAGTACATCCATGTGTCGTGCAGCCAGGTAACTACCTACCCGTCACCCTTCGGATGTTTCACATCGCGACCGATCCATCATGCGCTAAGCTGGCATGGTGATCCTCTGCAGTCCTCCTTCATTCTGCCGTGCATCGAGCTGACGGACGAGGAGGCCGCCAGGCTAATCGCCCTCTGCGTCGGGATTCTGTGCTGCCCCCCATCCCAGGCGGCCGCGGTGGCGCTGGCGCTGCTGCTCCCATGCCAGCGTCGCCGGGCCCGCCGGACCCTCGCCTACCTCGCGCTGGTGGTCACCGTCCTCTTCCATTGCTTGTTCGCCAGCGCCGTCTGGGTCTTCCTCACCGCCGACCCAGGATACATCTTCGGCAGGATCTACTTCACCGCGGGCTTCTGCTTCTTCGTGGTGGGCGACCTCCTCAGCTTCCGGGCCCTTCTGGGAGGTGATGGGTGGGGCATGAAGTACGTAGCCTATTTCTTCTGATCATGTTCGTGGATCAGCTCATGAGGTACTACTGATGAGAGCGTAGTTCTAGGGCGTACTCTAGAGTATGCATTGATTCTGCTGTGACGACTGATATGGAGTAGTGCCATATTTGCGAATCTAGTAACTGGTGTAGTGTTAATTAGTATCCAGATCGACTCTAGTAGTAGTTACTCCATTTGGGCAATGCTTTGCTGGCTAGTATATAATTAGACTGGATGGATTGGTAGATTGCGGTTATCTTTGCTGTATTATTCAACCCTCTATGTATGCATGTGATCGTCAGACATGAGTTATATCTTATATAGGTCCAGCTTCGCTATAATTTGATGTTTCTGAAATTGCTGCTGCAGTGTATATCTATGCACACATTGTTGTTTCTGATGTTAAATTTTGTTTTTATTCATTCCGGCAACCGCTGGCTTGTCCTCTCGGCTGGGCTGCGTGGGGTGCTCTCAGCTGAGATTGAGTGACCCCCGTCCCGACCATGCTTGTGACCATGCAATCACAATTTGATGTATGGGACACCATGGTTTGAAATGCCCTCCTGCCGATTGAGGTTCTTTTTTTATGCTTTTACCTATGGAGATCCACACGCCGACACTTGACTTGTGGGAGCGCGCGGTTTCACCACAACGCCGCGCGTGTAGCCACATATGGCGGATGTAATACAAAAATAAAGAACGCAATGGTCCTCCTTGAACCTTCAAAAAATAAGTATCTTCTGATCGTGGAGTCGATA from Triticum aestivum cultivar Chinese Spring chromosome 3B, IWGSC CS RefSeq v2.1, whole genome shotgun sequence includes these protein-coding regions:
- the LOC123065718 gene encoding uncharacterized protein, which translates into the protein MSMDGKTPDLLPLSAAKKKIRDAVPLACGWALLDAFATVCGVASGYIAEYIHVSCSQSSFILPCIELTDEEAARLIALCVGILCCPPSQAAAVALALLLPCQRRRARRTLAYLALVVTVLFHCLFASAVWVFLTADPGYIFGRIYFTAGFCFFVVGDLLSFRALLGGDGWGMKYVAYFF